In the genome of Neodiprion fabricii isolate iyNeoFabr1 chromosome 4, iyNeoFabr1.1, whole genome shotgun sequence, the window TCGCGTGAAGTAATAATAGGCGCGAATGTTACGGCCAAGTATGGTCGAAATCGCTGCTTATACGATATCTAATTTTAAGTTACCGTTGATCAAGATCCTTTCGCTCTTATCTAGCATACGGTACGGAAGATACCATTCGCTTTactttcggtgaaaaaaaatagacacgAATACCCCGCAGGTAGAAACAAACCGGTAACTCGGATCGACCAATTCCATTCATGGTTGTGACTTCTTCCTCGAGTTTTTGTCACGGCCGATCTTTTATCCAGGGTATGACCATCGCTCTGACCAGTCAGTTTTTCGTGGCGCCAGCCCAAAAACAGACatgtaaaatattcaaaatccAAGGCTGACCAGCTGCGTCTACGTGTCAGATCCCATGTATGTACAATGGATGACATATTAGATGCACGTTACTTGCTTGGCGATTTTGGGACTCCATGTATGTGCCTCACATCAAGTTGTACATGTCTTTAGAGTCGAACTGCGACAACGGTGTAATAAATAGGTGAACGTGGGATACAATTAGAGAAATTttaactatattttcttgtcactgttgtgaaaattttgtgcttgtgtaacaataaattgatgtcaaAGCCTTATTCAACTAAACACGTaaagtaaacctcagaaactgattttgcgtttcaattacaacaaaaaggatcgacgatagcgcaaaatggttaggcgaacctcgtttttcgtaattccaacaatgttcaaacagttttttttaacgatacctgttctactgaatttttctagttactgtaacaaatgaaatttttctcagtgtatggAGACGGTTCTTAGGTCTTCGGTTCTGGGATCAGTCTGACGAATGTTtgtctttattttcattcgaattgtACACTTCTATTTTTCACTGGTATGATAGCTCTATATTCGGTATGAGATATTCAGGTTTACATTAATAGTTTGCACTttgatattccatttttagCATCATCGTAAGGCGAAGTTCCTTTTGTAGAATGGAGGAAGAATGTAGaagatgaaaaagtaaaagtgtCGCAATAAAGAATATTCAAAGACGCTAGAATACATCGCATAGAATCGTTACAACGAATAAGAATGTAACGAgccaaaaatttcgttttgtgTACTTTTCCttcctaaatttttaattttctgtaCCTCACTGTCatagtttaaaaatttcgtgaatttGATTATCGCAGTTTTGTAAATTCGGTATTGTAACCACTCTATTTTCTAATCTTACGGCTCAATCATCAGGACTTGAAAGTCCATTTAATTACGAGTGGCGATTATCGTTTCGACCACTTATCCCTCAACACAGAATAGATATACCTAAACCTTCCGTTTTAGCCTGAATGATCATTCAAGTACTTGTCTACGAAGAAGCTAAGTGATCGAGTTCAACGCCTAGTTCAACTAGGTTTTATCCGAAAGACAAACAGAATATACCTAATATCAGGCAGACCACGAATGATCCGAATCCGCTTAGAAAAACTTTGTTTGTTTATCCGTTCAACAAGCATACAACGAgttattttgttaaaattccGGCATATTCACGCTTCTTTAATTTACCCGTGTTACATTTCTAGGAAATAATTATCCGGTATGTTATCCATCAGCTTAAATTTCAAAGCCACTTCACTTGCTGAACGAATTGGTAAGGGAATGTTGTCGACTTTTAAACGAATATTTATAACGATATAGTGAACAACGTTGCGCTGTGTATCTCAGACGGGGCATTTTAACGAAGTTACTCATCGCATCCGTTTCTAAGCTTTTTGGATCTCACTGTTATCGCTATTTTAGGCTATTAACTGTATTCAGATTCGAATATATATTGATCGACACGCTCGCATTGAACACAACAGAGCATACACCGGACATCTAGTGCATGCGAAAATATGAACAATCGAATACGTTATCTCTGCGGGTCTACGGAATTACGacagtatatataataataacaacaataataaatgcAAGACAATTAGTATTACTTTGATATATCTGTTGATATTTATGGGATAAACAGCGTTGATTATCCAACGCTACTTCACGATCATACAATTCAATAATTAGGCACTGGGATTCCGTTGCTATCACACTTTGTAGTATAAATATAGATCATGTGCGTAAACACTGAAGATATGAATATTGGAATAAGTTCACTTATCGTTGACTATTTATGAATAATCGTTTACAAGTTGCAGTATACTAACAAAgtatgtaatataaaataatattatacataaattgtttctgcgaagaaaaatgttttcatcgAACATTTAATTATGAACGGAGTGACACATTTGTTTAAATCttaaaaaatagtaacaaGTTTTCTTTACGTTGGAGCAAGCAAAACTCAGATATTAGttagatcgaaattttttggaccttttgttaaaaataaagaatcaaAACCGACCTTCCAAGGTTCGCGAAAAcaaatatgtaattatttatattagaATGAGAGCAGTTGAAACTGTCGAAGCgtattagaaaattatttaggAAATTTCCGTGAATTGAatggaatgagtacacttttcgagacattatttaaattagaTAAAGTCCAAGACTTAAGctgaaaatcataaatttcaggagaatttttatttcggtaGACACCAACGTTCAAACCTTGTtccaacaaaaaaacaaaattgctCTCGTCTGAAATAGCCGGCcgtcaacatgcagagctataaaaatattcaagctAACCGATCCGCCTTACATCTAATGTCCCTTACGTAGACTTATGGTCAAGGTTAGGCGCTGCGAACTTGACCGCTTAGTCGTTTCGCATTTCTTGATATACGGAGAGTACATTTCACGTCaaatacaaattacaatttgatATGTCATTCCGTTGTGCAGGTAGAAGCCGAAGAGTTTGACGAGGGTATCGCTGACGATGACACTGCCCTAGATAGCGATGATTACGACTACGACTCCGTCTACGACATTGatgacgaggacgaggacgaagacgaagacgaagaccCGATGCTGTCATCTCAGGAATACCTCAACGATTATCACACCGCACCTTACGCTGCCGATTACTCGGGACCTGGGGATTCGTTAAGCCCTGCAAGCCGTGAAAGTGATCTTGACGATTTCCACGCCGCACTTCAGAAAACGGAGGCAGACTCAGAACGGAAATTGGAGAAGAGCGTGCAAGAGAACCGGAAGAGCATAAACCGCGAAAGAATGCTTGACGAGGGAAAAAATGCCGCAGAAATTAGACAGCGGGAGAATCGGACAGAGGAGAACGAGGATGATATTCTCGAAGAGTTTCGTCGGGATCCCGATTCGCTAAAGATCGTACGGAAGCGATCCGTCAACCAAGAGAAACCCGTTAGTTATAATCCGAGCGGCATTCCAATATACGCCCACAGCTACCTACtcagaaacagaaaaaattttacatggAACTCGGCCAGCCCAACATTAAGACTGTACGACAGTTTGACGAGAGATGAAAAGACCACAACGGAGAAGAGTAAACAGGAATCGACGGTACATCACGCGTAAGTATTTATACGAAGACTATACACGCCCAAAAATACCGGAAGATTGAGGAAAGttggggatttttttttttttatatatacttGAAATATGATGTGTATTTTCTGGTAACCGCGCATTTATTACGCTCCATAAAATGCGTTTTTTCCAACTCCTGGTTGGaaagttcgattttcgaaGCCTGTGGAGCGtgcgtataatattttccTCATCCTCGAACAGTGACAAAAGAACGTTGGCGCTTGCGCACAATTGAAATGCTATATTTTACGCAACAGGACTTtctttggcgcatgcgcattttcaaataattcaattttgtgcACTGCGTTATTTAAAGTAAATTCATTAAACCCAATTTTACGTGCTGTCAGGTGGCACCTTCGATACTTCTCAAGTCAAACTTGCCTTCacaggtttaaaaaaaaaagagtcgTTAATGAACTCTTTTAATTAAACGTTTTTACACCTAAGTATGGCTGTGCGATTAGGTCGGAGTAAtgtttgcgtgaaaaattttaatatcgcaaagctttggtgaaaaattgttgaagcagtagaattctgaaaataaaaagcagCAAACTTAGGTATGTTATCTGCTTGCAGATTTATTGATGCCTAAACGCTCACGAGTAATTAAATACTGTATCGAATGACGAAAGTAGCCGACTTCGCGTAATATTTGGTACGATCATACATCGAGATTTCTTACTTCAAATGTGACGTTTTCATGGCATATTAACGACCCTATACATAAGATACGGCGAGTTTATAAATGGTAAATTCTGTAACGCTTGTGAGAAAAAGTTAATTTGTCCATGTCCTGCTTGGAAGAGGACGAAAACGTTGAGAAGTAATGCATAAGTTGAATCCTTCACGGAGCATGGAACTTAGCATTGAATGAGACAGTCAGGTGGACTATCTTTAATCTGCCATCGCGTTGACACTGACCCATTTAACCAGCAACAATAAACACcagtaataaaaacaattttcgagGGCAGCTTATTTGGTAACCTCACGCAGGTAGATCGTAGAGATACTACCTTATACGAAGGGATTAGAATCGTTGagcaatttcatatttcattgcAGACATTTCTTCACGTGAACGTACGTATAGCGctgatttttgtaatttaaagCCTGCATTTTTTCTCCTGCACGATAACCTGCAATAAACGTAAATTACGCCGATGCAATACGAGTGAACTCGTTAAACGGAATAACTAACGACACAAATCTCAGTATTTTCAAAGGAGCGGTATACTTGGAATAAGCTGTCTGTATTGCCTCATTTTATTACTGCAGTCTAGTAGACTTTTGAAATATACTTGTTCggtttaaatttattgttagcGACTTTTAAACATCGCTTTTCACAATtcttatacataaatacaagTCAGGTTAAGGATGACTGAACTCCActgtatgaataaaaatttagtaagagtgaaaaaataccgtttaaaaaatctcTAGCAAGCTTGTATGCGCCAATGACAGCGAACGTGAATGAAACAACGTTTTTATTATGTGATGAAAATGATTGGGAGCAAAGTCGAATAACGAAAGCCAAAATAATGtcaataatgtgagaaaacgTTTGTCATAGGATTCTAATGTTTtgggcaaatttttttcaagtccgcattttttttcaaaatctaatcTACATGTATTGAAGGTTTTGAATTTCAAGCCGAGAtctggaataatttttcgattaaacTAACGAGCGCCGAATTTCATATAAATTGATGTATGCAGTGGAACTCATTCTTGCAAAAATAGTCCATGCAAAGAATAATAAATGCCAAAAATATGCAAACTTTTGAGACGACTGTCAAGagattttttgatattgtTTGGGTTCTGGTAATATCTGGATCGCGAAAATGTCATCATCAAAGTATGAAATGATACTAGACGTGAAATAATTAACGGCAGACTTTAAATTCTCAAGGACACTACGCAGTGAAACCTCAAAACCCTACGATATTTATCTCACAAAGCAAACATCGTTGCTTAAGTAGCACAAAGTCAACTCATATTTGACTTGTTGCCGGTAGAAAATGTAGTCAACTAATATAAgacgtataaaaaatcgtatttaAAGCAACTGACTACAGTCTCTTATTGGCTGTTGAAAACGAGTGTAACTCATGAAGCCCATTTTATCACTAGCAAGTGTCTCTTGCTGAAGGGTTTTATGAATTCACAAATGTCCAATAGATTGTCAATTTACAGTAGACGGTATACAACTCGGCTGTGAACGGACTTGCTGTTATGAAATAATAACtcggaaaatttaattatctttattactgtaaaatattgttaatgCTGTAAAATTACATGCACGACATCCATTCTTTGTTGGTCTCAACGTTTCGTGAAACATGTTCGTGGACATAAGTCGACTGTTGCTAACTTTTTGCCAATCTCGagtcaatttttcttcctagTGACTTTATTCCAGCAAACCAAGTAACATTCGGCATCTTGCCAACTGTACTACCTGGTTAATTATCCCAATCATTATCAATGAGATTGCAAATGTATAGCGAACCACTACGGCGACAGAGAGGATTCtatattatttgtaaaaattgaatttgatatttgaaaatggcgaatgCAGTGAAAATTTGCGTCAGTTGATGACCCATGCCGATTAACTTTTGGCCGTGTGTTAAAGAATGCAGGATAGCAGAAGTTTTATTCGCACGCTTCATTTCCGATACAGTGCAACTGCCTCTTGAATTGTTTTAAAGCTATATTCATACGAATTATGCGTATTATACGTTGCAAAGTAACAAGTTCAAATCTTAGTCAACGACTTCCATTGAAACGACACTGACAATAAGTGAACAGTATCAACTCGCGTCAGCTGGCAGAAGCTTCATCTAGTCGAGTATCTGTGAAACATGTTAAACTCCGAAGTTAGGAACAAACCTCACATTAATCGACTTACTTTTATCGAAAGGATAGTCAGTCACCGTTCTGTTgataataaaactttttcaaaccCTCAAGAATCACGACGTCGACTGTATGAGATCTacttaaagtaaaaaaaaataaaaattgcatcaCTTGCGTAATAACCTCCGTGAGCCGTGTATTACACTTGAATTTTGAGGTGGCCAGCctgtatgaaaattcaaaagttaCCGCATACGCTCTATCCGTTAAGTTTAACCGTTTTCTCTCAGTGTTTTTGAACCTAACCAACGACCGccgtttaatttcaaacaactCTTGTTGCACAGCATCGTCACATCTTGGGACAAATACCCGCCAAAGAAATATCATGCCCAAACGCGAGCTCCCACGTCCCATGTTTTACCACCGGCTTCCTACTCTTCAAGGGTTCACAGTTCGCGACAGAGAAATAAACACGCTCATCGTTCTGCCGATTGGCAAAACGAAGGCCCTCAAGCTCTTACCCTGAAGGAGTCAACGGTGAACCGTAAAGATGGAGAAGCCTGGAAGCTCGTGCAGGTAATACAACGAATCCAGGTTTGTTTTCTAGAGCAAACCCCTCCAAGGTAACGTCCATTTGACTGCTACCAACTGTAATTTCATACCTATTCCGAGTTAACGAAATAATGCCGACGAATTCTATTTTTCCAGGACTCGCCTGCGCGTCATTCGCGGCCTCTTCGACGTCGCGGTATGACTCGACGTCACCTAAGAGGACCGCGACAAATAATTGCCGCACATTACTCTGCCGACAGCAGTCTTTTTACTGGGCAGGACGAACATGTTGGGAACGGAAAAGGGAAGCACGGCCAGGGAATTTTCAAGGCTTGGAGAGCTACCGGGTGGATGAATGACCTTGGAATGAATGGGCACTTCGCTTTAGCCGATGGACAACTAACGATCCAGGAAACAGGGCTTTATCTTATCTATGCTCAGATTCACTACCTAGACCGGCATGACGAAAACGGTTTCCGCGTTTTGGTCAACAACGAATCGATACTGCAATGTATGGTGAGtatttacttacaattagctcCGTCTATTACATTATGTGtaataagaaaacaaataattacCACAAGTAAACTGAAGTAAGTAGTTGTAAGAAATTAGTTATCGGAAAAActatcagtttttttttctcaacgctgaaGAAGATACCGTTTAGCCAAACCCCACCCTTCAAAAATTCGGGAAGTTGGATTTTCCAATTTTGTCAACTATATTGGACCTGTCatttaaatgttaaaaatataatttcagatTCAGATTGAACGGTCTCGAAAACTATGAGTCACCATTTCTCATTGAAatccaaacatttttttcgaattttggcCCCCATGTTGAATCCGCCACTTTAACTTTCAAAGATCTGAACTCAGATCAGGATTCGCGACATCGTAAACCATGaaataccaatttttattGGAATCCGAATATATTTTGGGTATTTGGTCCACTATACCGGATCCGCCATTTCGAACTACGAAAATCTAATTTCCGATGTGGATTCGATAAGATGAACAGCCTTCACGTACCCAAACACAATCAAATCATTataaactaattgtaaatatgtTTTTTCGATGTGTCGTTAACCAAAAATGGCACTGTCAATTTACAGTGGAACATGTTCAGCGAAACGCTATTCTTgagaatatcaattttccttAAAGCAGAAAAACTCGTAGGTTTTTAATGATTTTGGCGGAAAATTGGCGTGCACTCTCAGATCATAACTCCGCAGCATCTCTCGGttcagatttttaatatttcgttTGAAcccaatttaaaaaaaacttgacagATTGAGCATGGACTGCGACTGCGCAAGCGAGAGTTTCGTCGTCGATTcactctgaaaaaaattggcaataaTTTCGGCAGCTAACTTCTTGCATCGAGGTACTTCCATCGGTTCGCCCCACGTGAATTACATTCGGTTTACAGGTTTACAGTCCTGGCACCGAGCACAAAAGCCGATCCTGTTTCTCCGCGCAAGCAGCGCTGCTACAGGCCGGAGATCGCGTGGTATTGAAGGATGTAGGTGAGGAAAGGTATACCTTGTTCCAACACGACAAGAGCTTCTTTGGTCTTGTCAAACTCGGAGAAACGAGACCGCCGAGACAGCAGTCCCAAAATTAAGACCAGcgaagaaagattcttgaCGATTGTAAGCAAGAAATGACAATTCTATAGCTGCGTCAATTTATTACGAGCtgattaatataaattacgaACTTTCTCTGCTGCTTTTTTCACTAAATGTAGAATAGACGAGACGGAACGTTATGGAGTGATGATATATATGGTGTTGTAATTGTTTAACATTATGATATAAGTTATATACCGATTAAAGAGTACAACTCCTAATTTATATCCCTACAGAAACGTATTGAATACGTATCAAGCTACGCCTTAGCTGATACAGGAAACATTGTGAATTGTAACTTAACAATTTATCGAGCTTTTAGTGCCATCGTTTGTTTGTAACTCGAAAATTAGTACCGATTTTAAACTAGACTATTAGTGATCTCagattttacgaaaaatatgtaaataacattttatattttattatatactattattattattattaatattattatcgttattattattgttatcgatataatgattattaattttttctcttacatCATTAAGATaagaatatatatttctacGCAATTTTTGGTGATTAATTCAGTACACATACCGAGGTGAATTTAATTTCGGTGCAGCGAAATAATCAAAGCGTTATTCTATCTTCACAACTGTAATATACGTAATGTTCTTGTTGTGTCGCAGCATTGCCATCGTGATTCGTGAAAACCGTGAAAAAACGAATGTGACATCTTCATCTAAATAATAGGActcgtaaaattaaaaaacaagaaacggaTCCGACATGAATATTCTGATAGGGGAAAATTGGGTAGCGATCTGCAGATTTCAAATCCAAAGTCTTGCGATTAAAATCGGGAGCAATCAacgttgattaatttttcggtattccattttttccacTAATCAATCCACCAATAGTTTAACCCTGATTTTAAAAGGATCGAACGGGTCGAAGCAACTGATCTCCAATCAGGCAGTATACCTATTTATTATAAGTGATTCAAATTTACGGAGCAGAAACGAAACTAATGTCATGTTTGCGAGGATTAGATGTTCACTGAAGTTTGATTGGCATTATTTGTTTCCAAATAGACCGTTGCTTGACAACTAAATGGAAAGAAACATCATTCACATTTAGCATTTccattgaaatgaataaatttgcaTATTGCATGTTCGTATAAACATAATTTCACCGGGAATGTTATTATACCTCCTCGCAGTACGTGATCagcatataattataaaacacTTAGCAATAAAATGAGTTAAACTTTTGTTCAATTGTTCGCTCAATTAATTCAcagaaattaattcattcattgGGAGTTGTTTTTTTGCACACGCGCGACAACTGgctctgaaaaattgattaggAGCATTTGGGACGAGATCAGGATGTATATGTTATTGGTCGTTGTTGTACCAAATATAATTTTGCGATCGATCGACAGGAAAACTTGAATTGCTCGCTATATTCGATCGATATTGTAATATCTACCTAATACCTATTTGccgatttgaaatttgattcttTCATCATCCGTAGCCCGTGTAACACACGGTCGACTAATATTCAACTTATTTCCAGCAGAAAATGAAATCAACTAATCGGAAACGGACGAAGAGCGTGTATTTGAAGTCAATAAAGCTTGTCTCTTTGATTCAGTCGTAGCCTACGTCACAGAACGTGACGTCATATGAAAAGTAAATCCCTACCTGCAAACATCGATCTTTGTCGCTCATCTGAACATATATACCGGGtgaattgaaagaataaatgtaaatattctccggatattgaaaaatacgtcAATGAACGTACAGTGACGTATATTCGCTGTACAGGCAGTTCCATAACGATacttaatttttgtttttcactgtCTTGATCTTGACGTTTTTAGGACACATCTTCACATAATTGGTTGGCACATCTTCGACTTTTAGCGCATCAACAGTCATTATCATAGCGAATCAAGTGAATAGTCACTGTTTTGTCGACTTTGTGCCAAGACatagtcaaattttcaaaagccTCGCCGGTAAATAGACAGCCAGAGTTACATCTTGGTTACTTACTGCGTGAAAGACGTAACTCAAGTTGTCTATTTGCCGGCGAGTCGTCGTTGACATTTTTAAACCTGAAGGAATTCTATTGGTATAATACCTAGCCCAGGTAGCAGATTTGTCGAAACGTCGACTACCGTTTTGACAAATTGAAGACAGCGTAATGTCGACAGGTGAAAGATTTGATTCTGGGTTGGCAAAAAGAGGGTTAACAATTCACTCAAGGTGTATCCCCCGGTATATGTATGCTACAATAATACTTGGATGAGTGCTTTCACTCCTCGAAACACAATATTTACCATCGCGCAAGATTCCTCATCACCCCCCGTTACTCCTGGGGTTTACATAAAGCTGAGGAGATGGCTGTCCTTAAAATCTGGTAGACGTCACTTacgaaattttgtgaaatctgTAATTTCCTAAAATCACATGGTGAAACTTTTTGAAATCCTGTacaatttcatgaaattgtCAGCCAAAATCATGTAATATCTTTGAAAGCGCTGAGATCTTTAAAAGCATATGAAACCCATGCTGTTCCGCAAGTATTTAAATCTTTTAGAACCATTTAAAATCCCTCGATACTTTGTGAAATCGTTTGGACTACcgcaaattattgaaataacgTGAAATCTTGAAATCTGTTGCGCACGTAAACTGATTAGTGGTTAACCCCTCAGGCATAGGAGATACAGCAAAATTAGTCACTTGACCCGAGTACACAGTCCTCCCGAATTGTTATTACAATCGGATTACATTGAAATCGGTGCGGCTGGTATCGCTCGTTCAAAGCAATTCATATTATTAACTACATGACAAGAAATTAGGGTGTAAATTATCCGTCGAATTGCGCAGaatgttttttcaatcgaacaCGCGCAGTTAGCACTTACTTTTTTCCAAGAACAATGGTATTCACTCGTCCGCGTTATTGTCTTCAAAAGCAATGCGAGCGAATAAGCAATACTTGTTAATAAATACagaaatacattttcataatataaatgtaacgATGCGCGTTAACGGGCAATTACGTAGCAGTAATtgacaaattataatatttaatgtatAATGTCACTCTGTCGCAGGCACAACCCACCTGAAAGCAGTGCAAAGAGAGAATTGGATGTAAAATAGAAGCAggaaattgattatttatcaaattattaaacttccaagctacgaagatctctccgaaaatgcaaaaatggaaaatagtgaaattgCAAACCAAGGCTTggacatcatcatacatcatacgtcatacatcgtacatagtattaaagttcgaaaccaaagtgtggatgttcggatgtacagaaagtgacgtcacccaaattttttttttttctcttgacgtcatcgatctatgtaaacgaaaatcagctagccgaattcctcagtctggaaacaaccgcgcagtagatcggacggatgagagtcgggctccgcaaatttcgagtaccgggttctctacctttTGGATCCTGGTTCAACTtcctacctggtgaaactcgactttcgGGACAAGCGCGCCGTAGTTTCTACGCTCCGGGTCGGCTACCTGGTGAATCGAActgaagaaatgaaaacgaacgaatgaactAGATTTTTCAGCATTTTGAAGCAATGTGAAACGATACAGATCAAGCTCTTGTTTgtaattccagtattttctGTTATTGTATCTTCCATTTTCATAGCTTacgaatgtataaaaattctatGGATACAGAATTTACGACTATTAGCTCTtactgaaattaatttcatattatcgATTTCTGGCGAATCAACCGCCTTAATTGAAACCAAAACAAAAGAAGTGTTCTGGAACAATAACTTCATCGatctaattttaaatataatcgAATCCAGCAAGTAATCGAAGGAAAATCGAATTACCTTAATCTCTAAGGATCTCGCCGTAATTGTACTATGTGATCCCAGATATAATTGAACGAAACAATACCATTTTTGGAGTTGACTTGAAAATTACTTGACCATTATTTCTTCGGTGGTTTGATTTAAtcaaattaattcatttcCTTTAGTCAACTATCGGACAAAAAAGCTAATTGTGAACAAGTACCTGAGAATACTCGATGAACGAGCGATACAGTGATTTCTccacgaatgaaatattcaagtaAGTATTCACCAAACTCTATTAATTCCAGGTAAAAAGCCAATTAACTTATATGTAATGCAAAGAAGTTATTGAATGAAAGAATTCACCACGGTGAAATAGGGTGCCGGTAGGAAGAAGCGATGCTAGAAAAGGAATTCCCCATTCTTAATATCGCGCCGGTAAATATAGTAAAGAAAATACTTGACCAAGCCTAATAAGACGCCGATGAATATtctagaaataaatttacgttAGGTTCGTGAGATGCGAGTTCGAGAtgttattttagaaaattcacGTTGATAGGTGATTCAGTGA includes:
- the LOC124181736 gene encoding uncharacterized protein LOC124181736 isoform X3, whose translation is MISTSPSKGTSDIPVKAKMDNPKNPTDESRSFLHFSRENLSASHSDLEQGFNNARPRIRRDTVLSLIAILLASFCIGLEIWKILSVVDNPRCCLNSPKEVEMLKQELEIMKQDVEGMKHRILEEDLLNDLKAFEEQVEAEEFDEGIADDDTALDSDDYDYDSVYDIDDEDEDEDEDEDPMLSSQEYLNDYHTAPYAADYSGPGDSLSPASRESDLDDFHAALQKTEADSERKLEKSVQENRKSINRERMLDEGKNAAEIRQRENRTEENEDDILEEFRRDPDSLKIVRKRSVNQEKPVSYNPSGIPIYAHSYLLRNRKNFTWNSASPTLRLYDSLTRDEKTTTEKSKQESTVHHAVHSSRQRNKHAHRSADWQNEGPQALTLKESTVNRKDGEAWKLVQVIQRIQDSPARHSRPLRRRGMTRRHLRGPRQIIAAHYSADSSLFTGQDEHVGNGKGKHGQGIFKAWRATGWMNDLGMNGHFALADGQLTIQETGLYLIYAQIHYLDRHDENGFRVLVNNESILQCMVYSPGTEHKSRSCFSAQAALLQAGDRVVLKDVGEERYTLFQHDKSFFGLVKLGETRPPRQQSQN
- the LOC124181736 gene encoding uncharacterized protein LOC124181736 isoform X2, coding for MISTSPSKGTSDIPVKAKMDNPKNPTDESRSFLHFSRENLSASHSDLEQGFNNARPRIRRDTVLSLIAILLASFCIGLEIWKILSVVDNPRCCLNSPKEVEMLKQELEIMKQDVEGMKHRILEEDLLNDLKAFEEQVEAEEFDEGIADDDTALDSDDYDYDSVYDIDDEDEDEDEDEDPMLSSQEYLNDYHTAPYAADYSGPGDSLSPASRESDLDDFHAALQKTEADSERKLEKSVQENRKSINRERMLDEGKNAAEIRQRENRTEENEDDILEEFRRDPDSLKIVRKRSVNQEKPVSYNPSGIPIYAHSYLLRNRKNFTWNSASPTLRLYDSLTRDEKTTTEKSKQESTVHHAIVTSWDKYPPKKYHAQTRAPTSHVLPPASYSSRVHSSRQRNKHAHRSADWQNEGPQALTLKESTVNRKDGEAWKLVQDSPARHSRPLRRRGMTRRHLRGPRQIIAAHYSADSSLFTGQDEHVGNGKGKHGQGIFKAWRATGWMNDLGMNGHFALADGQLTIQETGLYLIYAQIHYLDRHDENGFRVLVNNESILQCMVYSPGTEHKSRSCFSAQAALLQAGDRVVLKDVGEERYTLFQHDKSFFGLVKLGETRPPRQQSQN
- the LOC124181736 gene encoding uncharacterized protein LOC124181736 isoform X1, which codes for MISTSPSKGTSDIPVKAKMDNPKNPTDESRSFLHFSRENLSASHSDLEQGFNNARPRIRRDTVLSLIAILLASFCIGLEIWKILSVVDNPRCCLNSPKEVEMLKQELEIMKQDVEGMKHRILEEDLLNDLKAFEEQVEAEEFDEGIADDDTALDSDDYDYDSVYDIDDEDEDEDEDEDPMLSSQEYLNDYHTAPYAADYSGPGDSLSPASRESDLDDFHAALQKTEADSERKLEKSVQENRKSINRERMLDEGKNAAEIRQRENRTEENEDDILEEFRRDPDSLKIVRKRSVNQEKPVSYNPSGIPIYAHSYLLRNRKNFTWNSASPTLRLYDSLTRDEKTTTEKSKQESTVHHAIVTSWDKYPPKKYHAQTRAPTSHVLPPASYSSRVHSSRQRNKHAHRSADWQNEGPQALTLKESTVNRKDGEAWKLVQVIQRIQDSPARHSRPLRRRGMTRRHLRGPRQIIAAHYSADSSLFTGQDEHVGNGKGKHGQGIFKAWRATGWMNDLGMNGHFALADGQLTIQETGLYLIYAQIHYLDRHDENGFRVLVNNESILQCMVYSPGTEHKSRSCFSAQAALLQAGDRVVLKDVGEERYTLFQHDKSFFGLVKLGETRPPRQQSQN